The following proteins are encoded in a genomic region of Flammeovirga pectinis:
- a CDS encoding OmpA family protein, translating to MNHFFYSFLIFCFVSLASLGQSSKAKKLYEKGEKAVSERQFADAKEFLNKSIKSDPSFGDSYYLLAYLNILERNYQKSRELYAELMKCCADNSKYMLAHLSLAEYEWSQGNYDLAEKYASSFLKFNPSKRQYSQISTANKIIASCKYARANIGNKLPFNPVSLGSIVNQREQQYFPAITANGTVLYFTSRDRNTDENIFQTTLVDGEWATPEEVRELNTKFNEGTCSISADGSIMIFTSCESTKDRQGYGSCDLFLSKKIGEHWTKPENLGPNVNSRNWESQPSLSADGRTLYFVSDRKGGIGKKDIWVSSLGSNGEWQPAQNLGENINSYDDDLSPYIHSNGTTLYFSSEGQVGYGGLDLFKVEYVNGEWSEPKNLGFPINDHADQVSLIVSSDGSKGYFSKEFSMHGNDRTSEIVSFDVPKDIQPSALSSYLEGVVYDAITKKPLKSEIELKKLESDITESKVFSDEETGKYLIVLNQKEEYALYVSRPGYLFQSLTFDMHNIGVEGKTLDIFLQRVEHGTNITLNNIFFDSNKFDLENKSNVELQRIVEFMENNPTLKVEISGHTDNIGTDKYNVDLSQKRAEAVVNYLIDKGIPKGNLVAKGYGKSKPIASNDTELGRQKNRRIEFEIL from the coding sequence ATGAATCATTTTTTTTATTCATTTCTCATTTTTTGTTTTGTTTCTTTAGCAAGTTTAGGACAATCGTCAAAAGCTAAAAAGTTATACGAAAAAGGCGAAAAAGCAGTCTCAGAAAGACAATTTGCTGATGCAAAAGAGTTTTTAAATAAATCCATAAAATCAGACCCGTCTTTTGGAGATAGTTATTATCTATTGGCATATTTAAATATTTTAGAAAGGAATTATCAGAAGTCAAGAGAGTTATATGCAGAGTTAATGAAATGCTGTGCTGACAATTCAAAATATATGCTTGCTCACCTCTCTTTAGCAGAGTACGAGTGGTCTCAAGGGAATTATGATTTAGCAGAAAAATATGCTTCCTCTTTCTTAAAATTTAATCCTTCAAAAAGGCAGTATAGTCAGATTTCTACTGCAAATAAGATTATTGCTTCTTGTAAATATGCACGTGCTAATATTGGAAATAAGTTACCCTTTAACCCTGTCAGTTTAGGTAGCATTGTTAATCAAAGGGAACAACAATATTTTCCAGCTATAACAGCAAATGGGACAGTCTTATATTTTACATCAAGAGATAGAAATACGGATGAGAATATATTTCAGACAACATTAGTAGATGGTGAATGGGCGACTCCAGAAGAAGTTAGAGAGTTAAATACAAAATTTAATGAGGGAACTTGTTCAATATCTGCAGATGGCTCAATCATGATTTTCACATCTTGTGAATCAACAAAAGACCGTCAAGGTTATGGTAGTTGTGATTTATTTCTTTCTAAAAAGATTGGAGAACATTGGACAAAACCTGAAAATTTAGGACCAAATGTAAACAGTCGTAATTGGGAATCACAACCTTCATTATCAGCAGATGGAAGAACTTTGTATTTTGTTTCTGACAGGAAAGGAGGTATTGGTAAAAAAGATATCTGGGTAAGTAGCTTAGGAAGTAATGGAGAGTGGCAACCTGCACAAAACCTAGGAGAAAATATAAATTCTTATGATGATGATTTATCACCTTATATCCATTCTAATGGAACAACATTGTACTTTTCTTCAGAAGGGCAAGTTGGGTATGGAGGCTTAGATTTATTTAAAGTGGAATATGTAAATGGTGAGTGGAGTGAGCCAAAAAATTTAGGTTTCCCGATCAACGATCATGCAGATCAGGTTTCATTAATTGTTTCTTCAGATGGCTCAAAAGGATATTTCTCTAAAGAGTTTTCAATGCATGGTAATGATAGAACAAGTGAAATTGTATCCTTTGATGTCCCAAAGGATATTCAGCCAAGTGCTTTAAGTAGTTATTTAGAAGGGGTAGTTTATGATGCTATCACTAAAAAGCCTTTAAAGTCAGAGATAGAATTAAAGAAATTAGAAAGTGATATAACAGAATCTAAGGTGTTTTCTGATGAAGAAACAGGTAAGTATCTTATCGTTTTAAATCAAAAGGAAGAATACGCATTATATGTTTCTAGACCGGGCTACCTTTTTCAAAGTCTGACTTTTGATATGCACAATATAGGTGTCGAAGGAAAAACATTAGACATCTTTTTACAGAGAGTTGAACATGGTACTAATATCACTTTAAATAATATATTTTTCGATTCTAATAAATTTGATTTAGAGAATAAATCAAATGTAGAACTGCAGCGTATTGTAGAGTTTATGGAAAATAACCCAACGTTAAAAGTAGAAATTAGTGGGCATACCGATAATATAGGTACTGATAAATACAACGTAGATTTATCACAGAAAAGGGCAGAGGCAGTTGTCAATTATTTAATTGATAAAGGAATCCCAAAAGGCAATCTTGTAGCAAAGGGGTATGGTAAATCAAAACCAATTGCATCAAATGATACTGAATTAGGAAGACAAAAAAATAGAAGAATTGAGTTTGAGATTCTTTAA
- the radA gene encoding DNA repair protein RadA → MAKKIKTAYFCQNCGFESPKWQGKCPTCNEWNSFVEELLKDEAPKKGDWKMSKEAVKTGAYVNASVETSKPVRINEVKFEKEARIITLDEELNRVLGGGIVPGSAVMIGGEPGIGKSTLMLQIALSLNGKQVLYVSGEESGQQIRQRADRLPYSSEDTFVLTETDTSKIFAHVEKMVPDVMVIDSIQTLVSPFLEAAAGSVSQVKECAAELIRFAKDTGTPVLMIGHITKEGSLAGPKVLEHMVDTVLQFEGDRHMTYRILRTQKNRFGSTSELGIYEMMASGLRQVSNPSEILLSQRDDGLSGIAIGTVMEGNRPLLVEIQSLVTPSVYGNPQRSPTGFDAKKMNMLLAVLEKRSGYKLNFSDVFLNVAGGLRVEDPGIDLAVVVSLISSFEDISIESTTCFAAEVGLGGEIRAVSRIENRIVEAEKLGFKEMFVSKYNIKGLDLKKINIKVIPVGTVAEVAEILFK, encoded by the coding sequence ATGGCTAAAAAAATAAAGACAGCTTACTTTTGTCAGAACTGTGGATTTGAATCTCCAAAATGGCAAGGCAAGTGTCCAACCTGTAACGAGTGGAATTCTTTTGTAGAAGAATTGCTCAAAGACGAAGCTCCTAAAAAAGGAGATTGGAAAATGAGTAAAGAAGCTGTGAAAACGGGAGCTTATGTTAATGCTAGTGTAGAAACGTCCAAACCTGTTAGAATTAATGAGGTAAAATTTGAAAAAGAAGCAAGAATTATCACCCTAGATGAAGAATTGAACAGAGTTCTAGGTGGTGGTATTGTTCCTGGTTCTGCTGTTATGATTGGTGGAGAACCAGGTATTGGTAAATCGACATTGATGCTTCAGATTGCGTTATCACTTAATGGAAAACAAGTATTGTATGTTTCTGGAGAGGAAAGTGGACAACAAATAAGACAAAGAGCTGACCGATTACCTTATTCGTCTGAAGATACATTCGTATTAACTGAAACAGATACATCTAAAATATTTGCTCATGTAGAAAAAATGGTCCCTGATGTTATGGTTATTGATTCCATTCAAACATTAGTGTCTCCATTTTTAGAAGCTGCAGCGGGTAGTGTATCTCAAGTTAAAGAATGTGCCGCAGAACTTATTCGCTTTGCAAAAGATACAGGCACACCAGTTTTAATGATTGGACACATTACCAAAGAAGGTAGCTTGGCTGGTCCTAAAGTTTTGGAGCATATGGTAGATACCGTTCTTCAGTTTGAAGGGGACCGCCATATGACTTACCGAATTTTAAGAACCCAGAAAAACAGATTTGGTTCTACTTCAGAACTAGGTATTTATGAAATGATGGCTTCCGGTTTACGTCAGGTTAGCAATCCTTCAGAAATACTTTTATCTCAAAGAGATGATGGTTTAAGTGGTATTGCTATTGGTACAGTTATGGAAGGTAACAGGCCATTACTAGTAGAAATTCAATCTTTGGTAACGCCTTCAGTATACGGTAATCCTCAACGTAGTCCTACAGGTTTTGATGCTAAAAAAATGAATATGCTTTTGGCTGTACTAGAAAAAAGATCTGGTTATAAATTAAACTTTTCAGATGTCTTTTTAAATGTAGCTGGTGGTTTAAGAGTAGAAGATCCTGGGATTGACTTAGCTGTTGTTGTATCATTAATTTCATCTTTTGAAGATATTTCAATTGAGTCTACTACTTGTTTTGCTGCTGAAGTTGGTTTAGGAGGCGAAATTAGAGCTGTTTCTAGAATTGAAAATAGAATTGTAGAAGCTGAAAAACTTGGTTTTAAAGAGATGTTTGTCTCTAAATATAATATCAAAGGGTTAGACTTAAAAAAGATCAACATAAAAGTAATTCCTGTGGGTACTGTTGCAGAAGTTGCTGAAATATTATTTAAGTAA
- a CDS encoding MBOAT family O-acyltransferase: protein MLELVTYSENSPLLFTQAIFWVLFGAIIIIYQFVYKNITARNTLLLLASLYFYYMSSGFYFVLLLFSTVVDYYIGAAIFASTEKRKRKQLVFLSAFINLSLLAYFKYTFFFTEGINTLFSIDLKPENFLAVFLNNVFGTAMDTTNIFLPIGISFYTFQTISYSVDIYRGDIKPVNSIWDFALFVSFFPQLVAGPIVRASEFIPQIHNPYKVSESEYGHALFLIASGLVKKILISDYISINFVDRIFESPWSYSGFENLMAAYGYAIQIYCDFSGYTDIAIGVAVLLGFRLPLNFNSPYKATDITDFWRRWHISLSSFLRDYLYIPLGGNKKGKVRTYINLIITMLLGGLWHGANIRFIIWGLLHGVALAIHKFWLEMTNKKYSNSIYSKIIGGFITFHFVCYAWIYFRADDMQHAQSMITQIMTNMDLSIAIDVLIAYKNVFLIMGLGYFLHWMPQKWKDQLSMEFICMPDFAKAAFLFFIGFMLFQSRSSDIQPFIYFQF from the coding sequence ATGCTCGAATTAGTTACCTATTCGGAAAATAGTCCACTCTTATTTACTCAAGCTATATTTTGGGTATTATTCGGGGCTATTATTATTATATATCAATTTGTTTATAAAAACATAACTGCAAGAAACACCCTATTACTTCTTGCTAGTCTGTATTTTTATTACATGTCAAGTGGTTTTTATTTTGTGTTATTGTTGTTCTCAACTGTGGTAGACTACTACATTGGTGCCGCAATATTTGCATCAACAGAGAAACGAAAAAGAAAGCAACTTGTATTTCTTAGTGCATTTATAAACCTCTCGCTACTTGCTTATTTTAAATATACATTCTTCTTTACTGAAGGGATAAACACCTTATTTTCTATTGATTTAAAGCCAGAGAACTTCCTAGCTGTATTTTTAAATAATGTATTTGGAACGGCTATGGATACTACTAATATCTTCTTGCCAATTGGAATATCATTTTACACATTTCAGACAATTAGTTATTCTGTAGATATTTATAGAGGCGATATTAAACCAGTAAACTCTATTTGGGATTTTGCACTTTTCGTTAGTTTTTTCCCACAACTTGTAGCAGGTCCGATTGTTAGAGCATCAGAATTTATTCCCCAAATTCATAACCCCTATAAGGTTTCTGAAAGTGAATACGGACATGCATTATTTCTGATTGCTTCAGGACTAGTTAAAAAGATTTTAATTTCAGATTATATTTCAATAAATTTTGTTGATAGAATATTTGAATCTCCTTGGTCTTATTCAGGTTTTGAAAACCTTATGGCAGCTTATGGTTATGCCATTCAGATTTATTGCGATTTTTCTGGATATACAGATATAGCTATTGGAGTTGCCGTGCTTTTAGGTTTCAGATTACCACTTAATTTCAACTCCCCATATAAAGCTACAGATATTACAGATTTTTGGAGAAGGTGGCACATTTCATTGTCTTCATTTCTGCGTGATTATTTGTACATACCTTTGGGAGGTAACAAAAAAGGAAAAGTTAGAACTTATATAAATTTAATTATAACTATGCTGTTAGGTGGACTATGGCATGGTGCTAATATTAGGTTTATCATTTGGGGGTTACTACATGGAGTTGCACTTGCAATCCATAAATTTTGGCTTGAAATGACTAACAAAAAGTATTCTAACTCAATTTATTCAAAAATTATCGGAGGATTTATTACCTTTCATTTTGTGTGCTACGCGTGGATATACTTTAGAGCTGATGATATGCAACATGCTCAAAGTATGATTACTCAAATTATGACAAACATGGACTTATCTATCGCTATTGATGTGTTGATAGCTTACAAAAATGTGTTTTTAATTATGGGGCTTGGTTACTTTTTACATTGGATGCCTCAAAAATGGAAGGATCAATTGTCAATGGAGTTTATTTGTATGCCTGACTTTGCTAAAGCAGCATTCCTATTCTTTATTGGATTTATGCTATTTCAAAGCAGATCATCTGATATCCAACCATTTATTTATTTTCAATTCTAA
- a CDS encoding sodium:calcium antiporter, whose product MEILSGLVIIFIACIIIWKACDGFEDASGYLGRNMKGGVKGATIDAIGSSMPELFTTFFFLVLAGDAKGFASGIGTTSGSAIFNIMIIPAAVIMSVIVVNRKVQYININPKVVLRDGIALMLAILCLIIFVSETELDWYHGVFLMSLYVVYVLSLFFIKMDSEGDHDEEYEYEAGDGGRLAAFFKLDLSHAILGNNTMNSKRAWVLLILATSIVGASCHLLVTGCELLGDGLNWNTYVVALIFAAAATSVPDTIISVKSANNGAYNDAISNALGSNIFDICFALGLPLTIYTLFYDKTIIMSGGAEEMNFIGQFRILLLIMTFLATVIFYVGAKRKKLGAKSGYFLMLLYVAFIFYTLAYTYEAPWLQGVQDALININDHLVKLNPFHKM is encoded by the coding sequence ATGGAGATACTTTCAGGTCTAGTTATAATTTTCATTGCATGCATTATTATATGGAAAGCATGCGATGGTTTTGAAGATGCCTCTGGCTATTTGGGGCGTAATATGAAAGGTGGTGTAAAAGGTGCCACTATTGATGCTATTGGTAGCTCAATGCCCGAACTATTTACAACTTTTTTCTTTTTAGTATTAGCAGGAGACGCTAAAGGATTTGCAAGTGGGATAGGTACTACGTCAGGTAGTGCAATTTTTAATATCATGATTATTCCTGCTGCTGTAATCATGAGTGTAATTGTAGTGAATAGAAAAGTTCAGTATATAAATATTAATCCAAAGGTAGTTTTAAGAGATGGTATTGCTTTAATGCTTGCTATTTTGTGCCTTATAATTTTCGTTTCTGAAACAGAATTAGATTGGTATCACGGTGTATTCTTAATGAGTTTATATGTTGTATACGTATTGTCTTTATTTTTTATTAAAATGGACTCAGAAGGAGATCATGATGAAGAATATGAATACGAAGCTGGTGATGGAGGGAGATTAGCTGCTTTTTTTAAGTTAGATTTATCTCATGCCATTTTAGGTAATAATACAATGAACTCTAAAAGAGCATGGGTATTATTAATATTAGCAACTTCTATTGTTGGTGCATCTTGTCACCTTTTGGTTACAGGGTGTGAGTTATTAGGAGATGGCTTAAACTGGAATACATACGTTGTGGCATTAATTTTTGCTGCAGCAGCAACATCTGTACCTGATACGATTATCTCTGTTAAGAGTGCGAATAATGGGGCATACAACGATGCAATTTCGAATGCACTTGGAAGTAATATTTTTGATATCTGTTTTGCATTAGGACTACCATTAACTATTTATACCTTGTTTTATGATAAAACAATAATAATGTCTGGTGGTGCTGAAGAGATGAATTTTATCGGTCAGTTTAGAATTTTATTATTAATAATGACTTTCTTAGCTACGGTTATTTTCTACGTTGGTGCTAAGCGTAAGAAGCTTGGTGCAAAAAGTGGATACTTTTTAATGCTGTTATATGTTGCGTTTATCTTTTATACATTAGCATATACATATGAAGCTCCTTGGTTGCAAGGTGTTCAAGATGCATTAATTAATATAAATGATCATTTGGTTAAATTGAATCCATTTCATAAAATGTGA
- a CDS encoding MBL fold metallo-hydrolase, translated as MSKVKSIDLHFLNKEDAIASYLIETSEGPILIETGPHSTFSILEKALADKGYRPEDIKHVFITHIHLDHAGAAWKFAEHGAKVYLHPFGERHMADPSKLMASAKMIYKEDMDRLWGQMEAIPKECLRPTAHEEEITIGDTVIKAWHTPGHANHHIAWQIGDALFTGDVAGVKINGGPVVAPCPPPDISLEKWQQSIDLIREISPSVLYLTHFGAVTDIDNHLIALENDLYKIAQIVKKYTEDGLELPEMEKRFIVYVNQELSKHGLDQNALEQYDAANPPFMGVAGLVRYWKKKNEL; from the coding sequence ATGAGCAAAGTAAAATCAATAGATTTACATTTTTTAAATAAAGAAGATGCAATTGCATCTTATCTAATAGAAACATCAGAAGGTCCAATTTTAATAGAAACAGGTCCACATTCAACATTTTCGATTCTAGAAAAAGCATTAGCAGATAAAGGATATAGACCAGAAGATATTAAACATGTCTTTATAACTCATATACATTTAGACCATGCAGGAGCAGCTTGGAAGTTTGCCGAACATGGAGCTAAGGTTTATTTACATCCTTTTGGAGAACGTCATATGGCAGATCCTTCAAAATTGATGGCATCTGCAAAAATGATTTATAAAGAGGATATGGATAGACTTTGGGGACAAATGGAAGCTATACCTAAAGAATGTTTACGTCCAACAGCTCACGAAGAAGAAATTACAATTGGAGATACTGTTATAAAAGCGTGGCATACCCCAGGTCATGCAAATCATCATATTGCATGGCAAATAGGTGATGCTTTGTTTACAGGAGATGTTGCTGGAGTTAAAATTAACGGAGGTCCTGTGGTAGCGCCGTGTCCTCCTCCAGATATTAGTTTAGAGAAATGGCAGCAGTCAATTGATCTTATTAGAGAAATTTCTCCATCAGTTTTATACTTAACTCATTTTGGAGCCGTTACTGATATAGATAATCATCTTATTGCTCTCGAAAATGACTTATACAAAATCGCTCAAATAGTAAAAAAATATACAGAAGATGGTTTAGAACTCCCAGAAATGGAGAAAAGGTTCATTGTTTACGTTAATCAAGAGTTATCTAAACATGGATTGGATCAAAATGCCCTAGAACAATACGATGCCGCAAACCCGCCTTTTATGGGAGTTGCAGGTTTGGTCCGATATTGGAAGAAGAAAAACGAACTATAA
- a CDS encoding caspase family protein, which yields MKKKQLFTFCILLLYSLFFSNFLFAQESSMNLVIDPQGHSGLVRKVIFTAENKKIVSVSEDKTIRIWDVKSNTLLKTLWGEHKKGKEGRYNALALSPDNRLMAVGGYLPNNEIRIINLNTGKQIASLLGHDNIVSDLKFSADGMWLGSSSADQSVRIWYMPVIKNEVFEEEPFEKLLIPEHTDIVYNIDFSSDGTRLVTCSFDGTVRLYSMAVSMSNARVVKVWETSERFTNVDISSDNKYVVAGQSKGKVYIWNTNGSEITTLNDTKGFISSLAFSDDDRKLMITDSKGDLFLYDTDVWLKSKDTGISEGSFSTASFANGSSNYCVTSSGSDGIIKIWDLKSGKKIREFHGVGLPNQRIGMQNGLSVALSISEKARKPYNKVFSFDSLDMILSVENQQVFSMPTIKNESLSLTKTSNYSLEAGLTTIKNDKNRDKSIEVYCIGINNDIIVGSGVSLKRYNSEGVLLKEYNTASSSKNAINVSKDGKYLISSSANQITELWNYESGELLASLFVSNTNDWVCWSPKGYYQASAGGEKYIGWLKNNGVGRLASFYKVSFARDTYHKPELLKKIIANGTIVGLLEDQNNEVFDEVIYEQPIVEWISPAMNMFLDTAHVVNVMANITSKIPLDVLKILVNGRPAYISPKENLKTESDEFLYVIDEQLTITSQVSNIQIFAANSSTSFTSDAREVSLGRERKKSKMDLDFDLDEMFNSVENQRSLKPNIYLLSIGVSEYRDNTLNLTYADKDAIAVSDLYQKQQEGEVFNKVNVKQLTNDKAVKGEILSGFEWLSKNARSNDLAIVFIASHGLNKDNNFYIIPHDVDLNNVNETAVSWADCSQLMASLPSQVLLYVDACNSGQLGTDISHSDNTESIRKLSSDENGVVVMSAATGKESSLESPSWGHGAFTSAILEGVLQGKADYSGDNRITLRELDLYVATKVEELTKGKQHPTTQKPSTISTMTVGEKVMK from the coding sequence ATGAAAAAGAAACAACTGTTTACTTTTTGCATTCTATTACTCTATTCTTTATTCTTCTCAAATTTTTTGTTTGCACAAGAATCTTCAATGAACCTTGTAATTGATCCTCAGGGACATTCTGGCTTGGTGCGTAAGGTTATTTTTACAGCAGAAAATAAAAAAATTGTATCTGTATCAGAAGATAAGACTATTCGTATTTGGGATGTAAAATCTAATACTCTATTAAAAACTTTATGGGGCGAACATAAAAAAGGTAAAGAGGGTAGGTATAATGCTTTAGCACTATCACCTGATAACAGACTGATGGCAGTAGGTGGTTACTTGCCGAACAATGAAATTCGAATAATTAATTTAAATACAGGAAAGCAGATTGCATCTTTATTAGGTCATGATAATATTGTGTCTGATTTGAAATTCTCTGCAGACGGTATGTGGTTAGGGTCTTCTAGTGCAGACCAAAGTGTTAGAATATGGTATATGCCTGTTATTAAAAATGAAGTTTTTGAAGAAGAACCTTTTGAAAAACTATTGATACCAGAACATACGGACATTGTATATAATATTGATTTTTCTTCTGATGGCACTCGATTAGTAACATGTTCTTTTGATGGAACAGTGAGACTGTATTCAATGGCTGTCTCTATGAGTAATGCTCGTGTTGTAAAAGTTTGGGAAACATCAGAAAGGTTTACAAACGTAGATATATCTTCAGATAATAAATATGTAGTTGCCGGACAATCAAAAGGTAAAGTTTATATATGGAATACTAACGGAAGTGAGATTACAACTTTAAATGATACAAAGGGTTTTATTTCAAGTTTAGCATTTTCTGATGATGATAGGAAATTGATGATTACAGATTCTAAAGGGGATCTTTTTTTATATGATACTGACGTTTGGTTAAAAAGTAAAGACACAGGTATTTCTGAAGGAAGTTTTTCTACAGCGTCTTTTGCTAATGGGAGTTCCAATTACTGTGTTACTTCTAGCGGTTCTGATGGAATAATTAAGATTTGGGATTTAAAATCTGGAAAAAAAATTAGAGAATTTCATGGTGTAGGTTTACCAAATCAAAGAATTGGTATGCAAAACGGTTTATCTGTTGCTTTATCTATTTCTGAAAAAGCTAGAAAACCTTATAATAAAGTGTTTAGTTTTGATAGTCTAGATATGATTTTGTCAGTTGAGAACCAACAAGTATTCTCAATGCCGACAATCAAAAATGAATCATTATCATTAACTAAAACATCAAATTATAGTCTAGAAGCAGGCTTGACTACAATTAAGAATGATAAAAATAGAGATAAATCAATTGAAGTTTATTGCATTGGTATTAATAATGATATTATTGTTGGTAGTGGTGTATCATTAAAAAGATACAATAGTGAGGGTGTTTTGTTGAAAGAATATAACACTGCATCCTCCTCTAAAAATGCCATAAATGTATCAAAAGATGGAAAGTACTTGATCTCATCTTCGGCAAATCAGATAACAGAATTATGGAATTACGAAAGCGGAGAACTTTTAGCTTCTTTGTTTGTAAGCAATACTAATGATTGGGTTTGTTGGTCGCCAAAAGGGTATTACCAAGCATCTGCAGGAGGAGAAAAATATATAGGTTGGTTAAAAAATAATGGAGTTGGCCGATTGGCTTCTTTTTATAAAGTAAGTTTTGCTAGAGATACCTACCATAAACCAGAATTGCTAAAGAAAATTATTGCAAATGGTACTATTGTAGGCCTTTTAGAAGACCAAAATAACGAAGTTTTTGATGAAGTAATTTATGAACAACCAATTGTAGAGTGGATTTCACCTGCAATGAATATGTTTTTAGATACGGCTCACGTAGTAAATGTAATGGCTAATATAACATCAAAAATACCTTTAGATGTACTTAAAATTTTAGTAAATGGACGTCCTGCTTATATATCACCTAAAGAAAATTTAAAAACTGAAAGTGATGAATTTTTATATGTGATCGATGAGCAGTTAACTATAACTAGCCAAGTCTCTAATATCCAGATTTTTGCAGCAAATAGTTCAACTAGTTTTACTTCTGATGCTCGTGAAGTATCATTAGGAAGAGAACGTAAGAAATCTAAAATGGATCTTGATTTTGATTTAGATGAAATGTTTAACTCAGTTGAAAATCAAAGAAGTTTAAAACCGAATATCTACCTTTTATCAATAGGTGTATCTGAATATAGAGATAATACTTTGAATTTAACGTATGCTGATAAAGATGCGATTGCAGTATCAGATTTATATCAGAAACAACAAGAAGGAGAGGTGTTTAATAAAGTAAATGTAAAACAGTTGACTAATGATAAAGCTGTTAAAGGAGAGATTCTTTCTGGTTTTGAATGGTTATCTAAAAATGCACGATCTAATGATCTAGCCATTGTATTTATAGCTTCTCATGGATTGAATAAGGATAATAATTTCTATATCATTCCACATGATGTTGATTTAAATAATGTAAATGAGACAGCAGTAAGTTGGGCAGATTGTTCTCAATTGATGGCTTCTTTACCTTCGCAGGTTTTATTATATGTTGATGCTTGTAATAGTGGACAACTTGGAACCGATATAAGTCATTCTGATAATACGGAGAGTATTCGTAAATTATCATCTGATGAAAATGGTGTAGTTGTAATGTCTGCTGCAACAGGTAAAGAGAGTTCTTTAGAAAGTCCATCATGGGGACACGGTGCTTTTACATCAGCTATTTTAGAAGGAGTTCTACAAGGTAAGGCAGATTACTCTGGTGATAATCGTATTACTTTAAGAGAATTAGATTTATATGTAGCTACAAAAGTTGAAGAGCTTACAAAGGGAAAACAACATCCTACAACTCAGAAGCCAAGTACAATAAGTACGATGACTGTAGGAGAAAAAGTAATGAAATAA
- a CDS encoding YihY/virulence factor BrkB family protein, whose product MAWKEFNLDHAYIYGASLAYYTIVSLPAALNLLFTWLSAFFDENKIKEDMVEELELIAGDVVAQQLNTMINSLTALKIDNTVSTLISIGTLIFSSTLSFHTLKLALNKFWKVPPKTQKIKKIVIDRLVAFGMMIALGVIFILLVAVDSMISFASTFIQDWLPTTYIDLISIVRFFSTLIISFFLFSGIYKFIPDVKIKSKDAYVGGLVTTLLFQLGQYGIRYYLVHFHSAASWGAGSPIIIVMAWTFYSVQVLFYGAEFTYAYSQEHGNGIETEK is encoded by the coding sequence ATGGCTTGGAAGGAGTTCAACCTAGATCATGCCTATATTTATGGAGCATCTTTAGCATATTATACAATTGTTTCTTTACCTGCTGCACTAAACCTTCTTTTTACATGGCTTAGTGCTTTCTTCGATGAGAATAAAATCAAAGAAGATATGGTTGAGGAACTAGAATTAATTGCTGGTGATGTGGTTGCTCAACAGTTAAATACTATGATAAATAGTTTAACTGCATTAAAAATTGACAATACTGTATCTACTTTAATAAGTATAGGAACCTTGATTTTCTCTTCGACATTATCCTTTCACACTTTAAAATTAGCCTTAAATAAGTTTTGGAAAGTACCTCCAAAAACTCAAAAAATAAAGAAAATTGTTATCGATAGACTTGTTGCTTTCGGTATGATGATCGCACTGGGAGTTATATTTATATTACTTGTAGCAGTAGATTCTATGATAAGTTTTGCTTCTACATTTATTCAAGATTGGCTACCTACAACATATATTGATTTAATTTCAATTGTTAGGTTTTTCTCTACACTTATCATTTCTTTCTTTTTATTCTCTGGTATTTATAAATTCATTCCAGATGTAAAGATTAAAAGTAAAGATGCATACGTTGGTGGGCTGGTAACAACACTTTTGTTCCAATTAGGTCAATATGGTATTAGATATTACTTAGTTCATTTTCATTCAGCAGCATCTTGGGGAGCAGGTTCGCCAATAATTATTGTTATGGCATGGACTTTTTATTCCGTTCAAGTATTATTCTATGGTGCTGAATTTACTTATGCCTATTCTCAGGAACACGGAAATGGTATAGAAACTGAAAAATAA